From Bradysia coprophila strain Holo2 chromosome IV unlocalized genomic scaffold, BU_Bcop_v1 contig_5, whole genome shotgun sequence, one genomic window encodes:
- the LOC119071799 gene encoding uncharacterized protein LOC119071799 isoform X1, producing the protein MDHFVLFVLSVSAMAFTSNACQFGSEAMQPVYDRFELFRKTKAFDPTDSKIPLEQYQFYTNDREKRLAVKINGVYMVETSKIDDDNKTQTVNGQFHVKGGVILNYNRDENGEFSFDDWSNQKKFKSSLRSIDAELPSDFEEDYKQVLVDLNAMRKKMFDFQKGLSQEDLERVQLFEFTPFSNGDGFAAQYIENNRQSLSVSKENGIDDISGLFSCEHKHQKYNIVDGKVVADGEPFSVPLYH; encoded by the exons ATGGATcattttgtattatttgtGCTATCAGTGAGTGCCATGGCGTTTACGTCTAATGCTTGCCAATTTGGAAGTGAGGCCATGCAGCCGGTTTACGATAGATTTGAACTATTtagaaaaacaaaagcatTCGATCCAACTGATTCGAAAATCCCGTTGGAACAATATCAATTTTATACCAACGATCGTGAAAAAAGATTAGC TGTGAAAATCAACGGTGTTTATATGGTGGAAACTTCTAAGATCGACGATGACAATAAAACCCAAACAGTAAATGGGCAATTTCATGTCAAGGGCGGTGTGATTCTGAATTATAACCGTGACGAGAAcggtgaattttcatttgatgaCTGGTcgaatcaaaagaaatttaaatcttCACTCCGAAGCATCGATGCTGAGCTGCCAAGTGATT tCGAGGAGGATTACAAACAAGTTTTGGTTGATTTGAATGCAAtgagaaagaaaatgtttgactTTCAAAAAGGTCTAAGTCAAGAAGACCTGGAACGCGTCCAGTTGTTTGAGTTTACTCCATTTTCGAATGGTGATGGATTCGCTGCGCA atatatcgaaaataatagACAAAGTCTATCCGTTTCTAAGGAGAATGGAATCGATGACAtttctggattattttcgtGTGAGCATAAGCACCAGAAATATAACATTGTAGATGGCAAAGTTGTTGCTGATGGAGAACCCTTCTCCGTTCCATTGTACCATTAA